ATACGGTTGCATATTGTTATGGGGTTGATCGCCACCAGCCGGCGCCAGCGCCTCAGGGGCCATCATCCCAAGTGGACCAAAGGGTGGGTTTTGATACGGTGTCGCCCCAATCACGCGGGCAAAGCTTGTGCCCTGTGGGGTTGGGGCATTGGCTGGGCTCCCGGTGGCCATCAGCGCGTGGCTGTGGCCTGGAATTTCACTTTCCAGCAGGCTGACGGTTTCTGATCCACCAGTTTCGCCCAGGTCATGCAGCGAAAGTCCAGGTCCCTGGCCAGGTTGCATTGGTGCTCGCCCCTGAAGGTCAGGGAGCGCAAAGTTTGATTTCCCGTCTCCGCCGTATGTCGTTCCAAGCAAAGAGAAAAGCGCTGTATTTTGACTGATCGGCAGCAACTGGCCATCGCACCAGGCCCAGCCTTTGGGGGGAAAGTTAAAGGGGAAAATCCGAATTTCAGCAACAAATGGGTCTGCCATAAGAAGGGTTCCTCGTGGGTTACGTCAATGAACTGGTGGGTGTCTGAAGCTCTGACACATATGGCAACGTGGTGCCAGTGGTTGAATTTTCAGACCCTTGAGTTCGATTTCATTTCAAGCATGAAGTGCAGCCAGTGACGATTTCGGATCAAGTTGGAGACGGGAAAATCCCATAGAGGGAAATGATAAAATTCACACAGAGATAGGGTTGAAAATTGGTGTGTGGCTGGCTCCCTCCAACCAGGCCGATGGATTGCGGCGCCATGGCCGCGAAACTGCTTGCCGAATCATTATAGACATCCACGGTTGATGCCTGAGCGGGAAGGCTATTGACCGGAGTGGTGTTATTGGCAATGTTGACGGTTGCCAGCAATGGGTGGGAATGGGCCGGAATTTGCTGCACGGTCAGGGTGATTTCTTCGGCGCCGCCGGTTTCAGCCAGGATAAAGCCGTTGCCCTGGTGAAGCGGAAGCCGGCCCCGTAAATCCGGAAGCGCAAACGTACTTTCCCCGTCCCCGCCATAGGTCGTTCCGATCAGTTGGAACAGAGTCTCGTTTTCCGAAATCGGCAAGAGTTGCCCTTCACACAACTGCCAGCCGACAGGGGCAAAATTTCCGGCAAACATGCGAATTTCACCAACATAGGGCTGTGCCATAAGTAGGTCTCCTTATTGTATTTAGGTGGCTGATGGGAAAATTCCCTGGAGGGCAATACAAAAACTCAAAGTGAGGAACGGCTGCATATTCAAATGCGCCTGACTTCCAC
The DNA window shown above is from Acidobacteriota bacterium and carries:
- a CDS encoding phage tail protein; the protein is MADPFVAEIRIFPFNFPPKGWAWCDGQLLPISQNTALFSLLGTTYGGDGKSNFALPDLQGRAPMQPGQGPGLSLHDLGETGGSETVSLLESEIPGHSHALMATGSPANAPTPQGTSFARVIGATPYQNPPFGPLGMMAPEALAPAGGDQPHNNMQPYLTFYFCIAMQGVFPPRT
- a CDS encoding phage tail protein encodes the protein MAQPYVGEIRMFAGNFAPVGWQLCEGQLLPISENETLFQLIGTTYGGDGESTFALPDLRGRLPLHQGNGFILAETGGAEEITLTVQQIPAHSHPLLATVNIANNTTPVNSLPAQASTVDVYNDSASSFAAMAPQSIGLVGGSQPHTNFQPYLCVNFIISLYGIFPSPT